DNA sequence from the Cottoperca gobio chromosome 2, fCotGob3.1, whole genome shotgun sequence genome:
TGGATTTGACCCAATTTTGGTGTTTAATATCAACACCATCAGCTGTAAACCTGTACGCAACTACGAAATTCAAACACCAAAATCTGAAAAAACAAGGTCAAGAAACAGGCAGCACTCCAGTGGTAAGACTGAGTCTATTTGTACGACAAAAGGATCCAAGACGAGGCGattatttcactttcttttttacctttggATTGCTGAAACCAACACAATATCAAACTTATACTCATTCGTCTCCAATATACAGAGGAATTTTCCAATAGAGCATTTACCTGACAAGACGTTAATAATTTGATGTCAGGCTTCATTCACCGGTACAACCAGTGCGTTGTATTGTAGTTTGTTCTTTCTTTGCAATTTAACAATTCCATCTCGACAACTTTTCCCTTATCTTAGCTTGAAAACTGCTCGCAAAGAATGCTTGATTAGGAATTGTTTGTGGGTTTTCAGAGTAACTTTGTGTAAGAAAATTAAAGAACAAACAATTCCTTCTTGCCTTGTGCTGAAAGGCTTTTGATATTTTGTTGCTGTCGAGCACAGAGGAGGTGTCCACATTAGTTGCATCTAAATTTAGATGGCAAGCTGGAGTTGCATGCCGATGTGAATGAAAGCATCAAGGACTGTGAAACCTAACTGCTGTATGAGCACTGAGTAACAGGTATTCTataaaaaactgtgttttttaGCTCAAGAAATGTCTCACTCAGCAGGGTAGAAGCTGCCTCCACTCCCCCGTTGTAAATATTCTTGTTCTCAGTGGCCGGGTAGACTTTGTTCCACAGGATGTGAACGTAGAACAGCACCAGGTAGTACCCTGTGGAGTTGAACACCCACCACAGGGACCAGAGCCTCAGGTTGGGCCTCCTCACCACATTTCTCACCTCCAGCAGCATCTGCACAAAGACAGAATCCTTCCAGCGTGATGCGGAGCTCTCTTTTGGGTTCATTATGTCCAGTTCCGATTTGGTGGCTACTGCCGCCACTTCCTTTTGCTCCTGATTCTGTGTCCGGTTAAAAAACAGGGAGCGTTTAGGCCAGGGCAGGCACAGCGAGAGAGTCAGACCAAAGCTGACAAAGCCCAAAGATATAGTGTTGAGGGTGTAGAAGCTGACGTTGCCCACGGATATGAACAGCTGGCCCAGCACTGAGCTGGTGAACACCCCCAAGAGGACTGCGGAGCGCGAGTATCCGGCCACGCGCTGGTAGAGAGCTGGGCTGACCAGGGAGAAGATGTAGGAGGAGTAGGCCACGCGGCAGGCCATGGTGATGCCGTAGAATAACTCCATCATCTGCATCTCGACGAGACTGGTGCCCAGGAGCAGAATGAGCCAGATGACCACCTGGCTGATGCCCTGGATGATCAGGACCGGCTTGTAGCGCAGGAAATCTGTGAGCAGGAAGGTCGGCACCAGCACGACCATGTAGGAGTACGTGAGCACAGGAGTGATCTCATTGGTCACCTGGAAATGACAGGAAGGTCAATTAAGAAATCAGTGAGGCGGATAAAGACTGCAGTCCTAGTTCACAACAACATGTTTCTCTGCTGGTAGGAAGTGTCAAAACTAATAATTCAATATTACAGTATATCAACTTTCAAGGGACAATATTGCAGTATTATGGCCACATCTTGTGACTCTGTAGTCCAAAATAACAATTGCAAGACATTTGTAGTAACTGATATTATCTATAGATATTTttgacacaaaagaaaatgattagGGGGCTTTAAATATCAGAACAAACCAAATTAAACTTCTAATAACTTACATTAGTTTTTAATTACATGCTTGCTTGGTGACATTAATTTGAACAATTGAGTTATtaaacaagaacacaacatgacaacatcCATTGTTGTCCTGCATCATGACAGTGACACTGTCTGAGGTTACAAACGTAATTACAGCTAATAACTTCAGCTGATTCTGTGATATGTGGTAACTACAGTAATGTATGCGATATGGAAGGGAAACTGCTTCAGATATAAACAGACATTAAGATGAAATGCATCGGTGTTCCAGAGGTGGCTCAGCTGCTGAACTGCCCTTCTGGTCTAACAAAGAGTGTTTTCCAAACACTGTTTTATCTACTTTGACGGACAAATGCTTACAATATTTAACATGTTCTCCTGTCTGAAAGACACTTAGACAGGTAATCAACTCTCAGCATGAGGCCATGGtcaattcagaaaaaaaaaaccttccaCGAATCACAGTCCACTGATGATTTTGTTCCTCGATTGTAAAACTTTCACAAAGCTAATACACGTAACTGCTATGGAGGAATGTGAACTTTGGCCATAGTAAGAAGGATCAGCAGACTCCACAGGACATTCATTAATTCTGCTGTGAAATGAGTGGCCGACTGCATGTAGGAAACCTTATGAAAGAGTCTTACAGGTTAACTTTTATTCTGTGCTTTCTGGACAGTCTCTTGCACCTTTTACCTTCATTTTATTAAACAGTTTCCAAATGTGGTGATCAAGACATAAGGGCCTGTACGAAAACCAGCAGAGCCAACACATTGCAGCCGGAGGAACTCACTAACCTGTTCCCTGGTGAAGTTCTTCTCAGTGCTGAGTAGATATGGTGTAATGAAGGGCTCCCCGGGCTTTATCGACACCATAAacccaaagagacacaagaatATTACGGACCACTTCCACTTTCGGGGCTCTGCGACTTCCTCTGGGGGACCTTCGGAGGGAGTCGGGCACTCCGAAGCAGAGACAACCATCTCTACGTCTCCATCTTTATGTCCTTCGCTGTCTTCAGGTGCAGGCGGCTTCAGGtccatttctttctccccctctgaTCTGTCCCCACTTCCTGCTGTGTCATCTGCTACCATTGTGTCCGCCGGACCACTCTGTGACGCAGAGTGTAACTTTTTCTGCTGTGTCAAATCACCATGTGGGGATTTGTTTTGACGGGAAAAGCGGCACAGTTCCTACTTGAAATGGTGAAACAAATGTGAAGACCCAACTGTTTTGGGTTTCAATCAAGCTGCCTCCCCATGCCAGAGAATACTACAATGGTGTAAATGAACCATTTAACAGGGTGATGACAAGGTGGTTAAAATGCAACATGCTGCAATTCGCATGTTGGAGAAAATGTTGACCTTTGCTCATTTCCACACTGTGACATTTTCTGACAGCAACCTATCCAGCGGCTGGGTCTGGTGTCATTGTTAACCTGAAATGATAACAATGTTGTCAGTTAGTCAGACTATTTTTGACACTGCAGACAGAAGACATTAAAGCCTGGCATAGTTTTCTACTGTGACAGACCATAACTTGATGCTTTATAGGCTACAGTTAACAACTTTGACGACACATCTGCAGCTCATGTTCCCACTAAATCAATTgcttggtgtataaaatgtgagaaatgcACATCAAGAGTTTTCAGAAGTTTTCTaatagcttgttttgtttgacaagCAGCCAAAAAATATTCATAGGAAAGTATGAAACACGTCGAATGAACTGGAACTTGTAAATTACTGGCTCTttttctgtaaaacaaacatgCCAGGGACATGCTTGGAAACATCAGGGCTTTCCACGTATATTTCAAGTTAAGATAAGAACTTATTGATCCAACACTGGGGAAATGTACTTGTTACAGCACAActatttttaaatttaaaaattaagcaaaatgaaaatgacaaaaaacaataacaacacagctatataaacatttacaatatacaGACATTTCACTTAAACATCTGATGATGGAAAATTGCACCTATGAGTGTAATACATGGTGTTTAGCATTGTAACGAAACactattgttttttaattaaaatatatatatataaaaataaatattaaaagcatTGCACAGGAGTATACAGTTGTAtcccgccccccccccacaaaaaaaaaatctgagtactttttaatgaaagtgaaacacaGAGTGCTCCGGAGGAATGGTTTACCAGTTAACGTTACGTGTCAATACTTTTTAAGGCAAAGCAAATAAGTTACACAATTATTACATTCATGGGTAACACTAGTGTGTTGGCAAGCCAATGACTCACTGACTGTTACGTTAGCTGCTAATGTGCTAAGTGTGGTTGGGTTGTTGGTGTTTCACAACGAGCCAAGCATGCGTGATATCACTTTATAGCTCAATTTATGACACAGGTACGAAGTtatagctagctagcaagctgGCTAACAGTATTTAAAGTATAAACAATGCACCTCTTGTAACTGTTGTTAGCACAACAATAGTGAAAACATGACCTTTATAGCAAGTAACTAACAGCCCGTGTACgcaacaagatgtttttttattaagaaTGCACCATTTAGTTGTTTATCATTTTTAGGGTGCACGAAATTGAGTTAACGTTACATACCTCGTGTGCTCCATCTGAAGCTGCAGCGCTTAATGAGCTATCTCACTCTTCTGTCATCGCATAGacttctgggaaatgtagttctgCAGTTTTACTGCCGCAACAAAGATGgtgaaaactttatttaacaattgaaattaaattaaactgaatttctttcgggttgaaaaaaaaatgcataataAGATCCAAGATGGCACAAGTTAAAGTCAATTACGTTCCTacaatttatgttttatttcacatttttgtattatgCAAGTGCTTTGCTCGCCATCTGCTGGACAAATAATAGTAAAACTacttaaaataagaataaacaaTTATCAATTATAATTTTCTAaggaa
Encoded proteins:
- the slc19a1 gene encoding folate transporter 1 yields the protein MVADDTAGSGDRSEGEKEMDLKPPAPEDSEGHKDGDVEMVVSASECPTPSEGPPEEVAEPRKWKWSVIFLCLFGFMVSIKPGEPFITPYLLSTEKNFTREQVTNEITPVLTYSYMVVLVPTFLLTDFLRYKPVLIIQGISQVVIWLILLLGTSLVEMQMMELFYGITMACRVAYSSYIFSLVSPALYQRVAGYSRSAVLLGVFTSSVLGQLFISVGNVSFYTLNTISLGFVSFGLTLSLCLPWPKRSLFFNRTQNQEQKEVAAVATKSELDIMNPKESSASRWKDSVFVQMLLEVRNVVRRPNLRLWSLWWVFNSTGYYLVLFYVHILWNKVYPATENKNIYNGGVEAASTLLSAIASCIAGFTKIRWNVWSELVIGVITALQAGLLLLMLNTDNIWVCYTAYVLFRGFYQFLVPIATFQIASSLTKELCALVFGINTFLGTMLKSIINLIFSDKRGLALDVHAQFLVYFVYFTILTVVYLVCAAVVIFRHYRNQASEQAAPTELSPVAAGTEAEPLSNGKSARA